The Edaphobacter flagellatus sequence CCGCCACCCATCGGGCCGGGAGTAGCAATGCCCTTCGCGAAGAGGTTGCGGAAGAGCGGCGAGGCGACGCTGCGATAGTTCATGCTGGGGCCAGTACAGTTGATCACACGAGCCGTTGCAAAACTTTCCGTTGCATCATGACCACGCACAGAAACTTCAGCGTGATCTTCGATCATCGCAACTCCCGCGAATGAACCTTCGCGAACCATGAGTGTGCCTGCGGCCAGCTCTGCGTCGATGAAGTCCGCAATCGATGCAGCCATGCGATGCCGCACGACGTCCCAGCGGCGCTGTAGATGACGACGAAAGCGGCGCTGCTCGCTGAGAGGAAGCGCAAGCCAGAGATCGTTGGTGGTGCTGCGCAGGCTGTCGATTGCCGCGCGCCACTCGATGCCGCTGGCAATTGCTCCGCGCAGCGCACGCAGGTACGCAACGCAGGTTGCTGGCGTTCCTGCGGGGATCGCATACGTTGCTGCGGGCGTGTACTCAGCGTGGCGGCTGGGGAAGACACCGTGACGCGAGATAGCCGTAACAACACCGCGATGGCCAAGCTCGCGCAGCCGCTGCAGCACGTCAATGCTGGTGAGACCCGTGCCGACAAGCGTAACGGACGCGTCAGGGTCGAGGTGGTCGAAGGTATCCGGCAGCCACGCGTTGTTGCGATAGACACCTCTGGCGAGAGCCTCCGCCTCAACGCCCGGGAGCATCGGTGGATCGAAGTTGCCGGTCGCCAGCACAACATAGCTGGCCTTCAGCATGCTGCCATCGCTCAGCCTCAACTCCACGCCGTCGGCGATGTCGCTCACATCGGTGACGGATAGCTGTATATGCTCGACAGCACGTACAGCCTGCGCATAGATAGAACGGATATAGCGACCGAAGACGGCTCGTGGAGCAAAGGTGAAGGCCGTCGCATGCGGATCGTAATTTGCGCGCAACCAACGTAAGAAGTGGCCGGGATCGGCGGGCAGCGCGCTGATCTTGCCCGCTGGAACATTGAGCAAATGCCGCAGGCTCGGCGTCGAATATGCAAGCCCCTTGCCGGGATCGGCGCTGGGGTCAATCAGAACAATGCGCAAGGCAACGGCTGCCTCGCGACTCTGCTGGACGAGATGATAAGCCGTCAGCGCGCCCGAGACGCCTCCGCCGATGATGGCGACTGTTTTGTACGCTGCGTCTGCTGTATTCATCGCTTCTTTCTCCTGAAGCGATTAGAGCGCGGAGCGGCGCGCGATGGAATTCGCTAATTCTTATGCGGTATAAGCGCAGCACGCACAGGCGTCTTTGTATTGATTCAGAGCGGTTTGCTAACGTGCTGCCATATCTTCGCCAGGTGATGGTCGTCGTGTTCTGCGACAAAGTAGAGGTGGTCGACCAGGCGCATCGGCGTCTTCATGCGTGGATGCGGAATCGTGCGCCTAAAAGGCTCGTTATCGAGCTGCGCGATGCGGTTGAGCAGTTGGATGCGATGCGTGCGAAAACGGAAGAGGATATCTTCAAGTGCGCTGCCGTTATGGTTGGCTTCATCCGTCTTGCGGTTCTGCAGATCGGTTGGCGTAAGCTGATCGGCTCCGGCGACATAGTCGTTGACGCGCGCGAGCCACAGCGGTTCCAGATCGACAAGGTGGCCAGCATGCTCCTGTGCCGACCATTTGCCCTCTGACTTTTCCGTCAGCACGGTCTGCGGCCGGTTGCGAAGAATCTCATCGAGCCGAGCCGGCGTGCCGCGTAGACGCGCAAGCGTATTCGGCAGAAGCTCGGCAGGAAAGGCAAAGTCAAAACGGCGCTCAAACCAGGCAGATATGTTGCTCATGCAATTTCGATGATAGTGCGATGGAGCCTGGTTCGAAAAGTGAAGCAACTCGTGCGGGCTTTAAAAACACCTGCATCAATGTTTTTCACGCGAAGCCAGAATCCCTTCGCGGGTATAGCCCTCCCACGTCCAGGGTGTCGCCGTGTCGCCGAGGATGCCTTCGAGCAGCGGACGGAATGCCGGCTCTCCGTTGTCGCTGTTGGTGAGAATGATCATGCAGTCGCGGCGTTTGGTGAAGCAGATCATATAGTTCTGCGCGCCGTCGCCGTGGCCTTCCTTGAAGAAGGCCGGACCGAAGGCTGTCTTCGTCAGCAGGCCCCAGCCCAATCCATACGCTAACCCGACAGCTGGGGCTTCGGTGCCCTTCTCTGCATCGAACGTCGGGAACTGATGCAGCGTATCGATCTGGATGACGGGCGTCAGCATCTGCTTGAACGTGTCGGGCTTCAGCAGCGGCGCAAAGACCGGTGTGCCGGTGTCGCTGAGCGGCATGCCTGCCAGGTCACGCGCGATGCGTGTCGCTGTGCCAGTCTTTGGTTTGGCTAACAGAGCGGTGGTGAAGTTGGCGAGATCCTGCGCTGAGGTCGTCATAGAACCCGCAGCGCGTGCGTTGTCTCGTCGTGTGTGCGAAATGAATTTGCCGTCAGCATCGTAGCGATCGGCAACGTTGCCGCCGAAGGCCGCATTCCAAACCAGCGAAGTCTGGCGCATGGCGAGCGGTGTGAAGATGGCCTCCTGCATCAGCGCCTGCAGTGGCTTCTGCATCTTCTGCTCGACTACAAGCTGCAGCAGATTGATACCGTCGCCCGAGTACGCAAACTGTGAGCCCGGCGTGAAGTGCAGATGCATCTTCTTGTCCGTCTCCAGGTAGGCAAAGTTCGCGAGACCTGAAGTATGTGCCAGCAGCATGCGCGGCGTTATCTGCGCGTAGCGCGGATCGCGCACCAGCTCCGATGCCGTGTCGTGATAGTCGGCGTAGCTGTCGAGCGGCTTGGGCAACAGCTGCGCAACCGGCGTGTCGAGCGGAATCACGCCCTGCTCTGATAGCTGCATCACATAGGTGGCGAAGACGCTCTTCGTGATCGAAGCGGCCCACGTCGTCGTGTCGGGCTGCATGGCGAGATGAAGCTGCATATCGCGGACGCCATACGCGCCGATCCACGCAAGCTGTCCGTCGTTGATGACGGCAATCTCTGCGCCTGCGACATGATTTTCGGCCAGTACGCGCCGTGCGAGCGCGTCGGCTTCAGCGACGGTAATCTTTTTGCCATCAAGACGGCGGATCGTCGGCAGCGTGGGGCCGGCGGCATGAAGTCCGGCAGTGACAAGCAGAAGGAAAGTAGCAGTGATGAGTCGCATAGCTCTGATGGCAAGCATACCGGTTCGGCATGAATGCCGGTATCCATGCCGGTATCATAGGCTACCGCAACGCTACAAATACCAGGGAATATTGATCACGGTGATGCGTTGATTGCCGCGCACCAGCAACATCAGCTTCAATACCTGCGCGCGCTGGTTGTGCATCGGTGTCTGGTACCAATGCTTGACGATCAGCTCCGGCACGAGCACGGCGATCTGGCGGTCGGGATGCTTTCGCTCCACTTCGAGGATGTAGTCAACCAGCGGCGACAGCACAAAGCGATACGGCGAGTTGAGGAAGATCAGCTCCGGCACGATGCGTCCCGAGGCACTCACCGGCGCAACGACGTTGCGCTGCCACATCTCCTTGACGACGTCGGAGCACTCTTCGGCATCGACGTGCACGGCTTGCACGTGATCGCTGATCTTGAGTGCGAAGCGGAGGCCTTTTTCCGTGATGCGGGTCCAGCGGTCGAGGGGCACGATGACCAGCGGTGCAGCCATATTGTCGAGGCAGAGCGGATGGTCGACGGCGATCTCCTGGTCCACACTCTGGTAGTGGCGCTTCACCGACTTCATGAGGACGATCAGCAGCAGCACCATCAGCGCCGTCACCCATGCGCCTTCTCGGAGCTTCGCTACGAGCACCACGAGCAGCGTGATGCCTGTGGCCAGCGCACCAACGCCGTTGATGACCATGCGTGCGTGCGTTCCTTTACCGGGCGCACGCTTCCAGTGCATAACCATGCCTGCCTGCGAGAGCGTGAAGGCGAGGAAGGCGCCGATGGCGAAGAGTGGAATCAGGCGGTCGGTGATGCCGCCGAACATGATCAGCAGCAGCGCGGTGAATCCTACCAGCGCGTAGATGCCGTGCGAGTAGAGCAGACGGCGTCCGCGAACGATAAAGACGTGCGGTAGATAGTCGTGCAGCGCGATGGCACGCGTCAGGCGGGGGAAATCGGCAAATGATGTGTTTGCCGAGAGCGCGAGCACACTGAGAATCGATCCCATGGAGACGTAGTAGAACCAGCCGCGTCCCATGACGGCGGCGATCAGCTGGGAGAGCACGCTCTCGTAGCCTGCGCCGCTTGGGTCTGTTGCACCGATGGAGTAAGCGCGGCAGAGCAGCGCGATTCCGGCGAGGAAGATCATCAGCAACAGGATGATGATAGTCAGTGTGCGTTTGGCGTTTTTCTGCGTCGGATCGCGGAAGGCCATTACGCCGTTGCTGACGGCTTCAACGCCGGTGAGCGCGGTGCAGCCGCTGGCGAAGACCTTCAACAGCAGCCACAGCGAAACCGTCGCTGTCGCCATCGGCAGGTGCGGAGGCATGGTGACAGGCGCTGGATGCCCGTTGGCGGCGAATGCTCGTACGGCGCCGACGCCGAGCACCAGCAGCAGCGTGCCGAGAAAGAGGTATGTCGGCACGAGGAAAGCTGTGCCGGTGTCTTTGACGCCGCGCATGTTGATCAGAGTGAGGATGGCGAGGATAACAAGGCAGAGCAGCAGACGGTGCGACTCGAACCTGGGGAACGCGGAGACGAGCGCGCCTACGCCCGCCGAGATGCCGACGGCGGAGTTGAGGATGTAGTCGATCAGCAGGGCGGCAGCGGCGAGCAGACCGGCGTTCTCGCCCAGGTTTTCGGACGCGACCGTGTAGCTGCCTCCGCCGTGCGGGTAGGCGTCGATCGTCTGGCAGTAGGAGAAGTAGACAATGACCAGCAGGCCGATGATGGCGAGGCTGATGGGAACGATATACGGAAGTCCCAGCAGGCCGAGCGGGATCAGCAGGGTCAGCGCGGCTTCAGGGCCATATGCAGCCGAGCTGAGGGCGTCGAGACCGAAGACGGGGATTCCGCTGACAGGGCCAATATGTTCGGCGCGCTCTTCGCTTGTTGCCAGAGGCTTACCAAGTACAACGTCAAACCAGGACATGCAGTCTTCAGGCGCGGAAGATCGCCTGCTCCTCGTCGAAGACGATAACTGTTTGGGTGTAAGAAAACTATAAGATTTCCTGATTTTTCAAGAGCAATTGCGTTTGGAAGGACGATGTAACGCTGCTGCAACATGGCTCGTCTCTGCTAATCTTCGTTCGCGTACTGACATTTTGAGATAAGAGAGAACCTTTATGCCCTGTGACCCTGAAGAGTTGAAACATGTTCCTTTATTTGAGTTGCTGGACCAGGAAGAGCTTGCGGTGCTGGCGGCGCAGGTTGAGATCAGACG is a genomic window containing:
- a CDS encoding FAD/NAD(P)-binding protein, translating into MNTADAAYKTVAIIGGGVSGALTAYHLVQQSREAAVALRIVLIDPSADPGKGLAYSTPSLRHLLNVPAGKISALPADPGHFLRWLRANYDPHATAFTFAPRAVFGRYIRSIYAQAVRAVEHIQLSVTDVSDIADGVELRLSDGSMLKASYVVLATGNFDPPMLPGVEAEALARGVYRNNAWLPDTFDHLDPDASVTLVGTGLTSIDVLQRLRELGHRGVVTAISRHGVFPSRHAEYTPAATYAIPAGTPATCVAYLRALRGAIASGIEWRAAIDSLRSTTNDLWLALPLSEQRRFRRHLQRRWDVVRHRMAASIADFIDAELAAGTLMVREGSFAGVAMIEDHAEVSVRGHDATESFATARVINCTGPSMNYRSVASPLFRNLFAKGIATPGPMGGGFHIDTTGALIDESGRVSTKLYCVGPGRLGTLIESIAVPEIREQACETAALIVGHSAVSLIEPQAALAVAV
- a CDS encoding DinB family protein — protein: MSNISAWFERRFDFAFPAELLPNTLARLRGTPARLDEILRNRPQTVLTEKSEGKWSAQEHAGHLVDLEPLWLARVNDYVAGADQLTPTDLQNRKTDEANHNGSALEDILFRFRTHRIQLLNRIAQLDNEPFRRTIPHPRMKTPMRLVDHLYFVAEHDDHHLAKIWQHVSKPL
- a CDS encoding serine hydrolase domain-containing protein → MRLITATFLLLVTAGLHAAGPTLPTIRRLDGKKITVAEADALARRVLAENHVAGAEIAVINDGQLAWIGAYGVRDMQLHLAMQPDTTTWAASITKSVFATYVMQLSEQGVIPLDTPVAQLLPKPLDSYADYHDTASELVRDPRYAQITPRMLLAHTSGLANFAYLETDKKMHLHFTPGSQFAYSGDGINLLQLVVEQKMQKPLQALMQEAIFTPLAMRQTSLVWNAAFGGNVADRYDADGKFISHTRRDNARAAGSMTTSAQDLANFTTALLAKPKTGTATRIARDLAGMPLSDTGTPVFAPLLKPDTFKQMLTPVIQIDTLHQFPTFDAEKGTEAPAVGLAYGLGWGLLTKTAFGPAFFKEGHGDGAQNYMICFTKRRDCMIILTNSDNGEPAFRPLLEGILGDTATPWTWEGYTREGILASREKH
- a CDS encoding APC family permease, with translation MSWFDVVLGKPLATSEERAEHIGPVSGIPVFGLDALSSAAYGPEAALTLLIPLGLLGLPYIVPISLAIIGLLVIVYFSYCQTIDAYPHGGGSYTVASENLGENAGLLAAAALLIDYILNSAVGISAGVGALVSAFPRFESHRLLLCLVILAILTLINMRGVKDTGTAFLVPTYLFLGTLLLVLGVGAVRAFAANGHPAPVTMPPHLPMATATVSLWLLLKVFASGCTALTGVEAVSNGVMAFRDPTQKNAKRTLTIIILLLMIFLAGIALLCRAYSIGATDPSGAGYESVLSQLIAAVMGRGWFYYVSMGSILSVLALSANTSFADFPRLTRAIALHDYLPHVFIVRGRRLLYSHGIYALVGFTALLLIMFGGITDRLIPLFAIGAFLAFTLSQAGMVMHWKRAPGKGTHARMVINGVGALATGITLLVVLVAKLREGAWVTALMVLLLIVLMKSVKRHYQSVDQEIAVDHPLCLDNMAAPLVIVPLDRWTRITEKGLRFALKISDHVQAVHVDAEECSDVVKEMWQRNVVAPVSASGRIVPELIFLNSPYRFVLSPLVDYILEVERKHPDRQIAVLVPELIVKHWYQTPMHNQRAQVLKLMLLVRGNQRITVINIPWYL